One Parasphingorhabdus cellanae genomic region harbors:
- a CDS encoding FAD-dependent oxidoreductase, with protein sequence MKDGALLFERGQRSVDFFIVVSGAVEIFDTDEDGNANVFTVHRENQFTGELDLFNDREILVSGRASGVTEVLRFKRSDFQRMVVTEPDIGEIIMRAFILRRVGLIQHMQGGVTVIGRKQDGITLQIDRFLTRNGYPHRMLDIDEDKDSASAMEGFSIDRSDLPVVILPDGRLLKAPSDKQLADALGLTEELHPDHLYDLAVIGAGPSGLAAAVYGASEGLETIIIEKLAPGGQAGTSSKIENYLGFPTGISGQALAGRAQIQAQKFGARLAISRNAIGLDCGGDYNKINLEGDEAICTRALVIATGASYRKLNLENDEKFEGQGIHYAATPMEAKLCQNEEVAVVGGGNSAGQAAMFLAQTAKHVHLLIRSNSLAASMSSYLIDRLEASPKVTIRFGTAITELVGEDYMESVRWEGPDGLEKRDIRNVFVMIGAVPNTEWIGDCLQLDDGGFVRTGSDCQGEPTDSPYMTSRAGIVAVGDVRSGSVKRVASGVGEGSVVIQAVHKYLSDQKEAEALQAETQTEMA encoded by the coding sequence CTGAAAGATGGCGCATTATTGTTTGAGCGTGGGCAACGCAGTGTAGATTTTTTCATCGTTGTTTCCGGTGCAGTAGAGATTTTCGATACGGACGAAGACGGCAATGCCAACGTCTTTACCGTCCACCGCGAAAATCAGTTTACCGGTGAGCTTGATTTGTTCAATGACCGCGAAATTCTGGTCAGCGGCCGCGCATCCGGTGTTACCGAAGTTTTGCGTTTCAAGCGGTCTGATTTTCAAAGAATGGTTGTGACGGAACCTGATATTGGCGAAATCATCATGCGGGCGTTCATCCTCCGCCGCGTTGGACTGATCCAGCATATGCAAGGCGGCGTGACCGTTATTGGAAGGAAACAAGACGGTATAACTCTGCAAATTGATCGCTTCCTGACGCGCAATGGCTATCCCCACCGCATGCTCGACATTGACGAAGACAAAGACAGCGCGAGTGCAATGGAGGGTTTCAGCATCGACCGCAGCGATCTGCCGGTTGTTATTTTACCCGATGGGCGGCTGCTAAAAGCACCTTCAGACAAGCAATTGGCCGATGCGCTAGGTTTGACCGAAGAACTGCACCCTGACCATCTTTACGACCTAGCTGTCATAGGCGCCGGACCATCCGGTTTGGCTGCGGCCGTATATGGTGCTTCGGAAGGCCTGGAAACAATTATCATTGAAAAGCTAGCGCCCGGCGGCCAAGCTGGCACCAGCTCGAAGATCGAAAACTATCTCGGATTTCCGACCGGAATATCAGGCCAGGCGCTCGCTGGACGTGCTCAGATACAAGCGCAGAAATTCGGCGCGAGGCTGGCTATTTCACGTAATGCCATCGGGCTGGATTGCGGCGGCGATTATAACAAAATCAACCTGGAAGGCGATGAAGCTATCTGTACGCGCGCCTTGGTCATCGCCACAGGTGCGAGTTACCGCAAACTCAATCTGGAAAATGATGAGAAGTTTGAAGGCCAGGGCATTCACTATGCCGCTACTCCTATGGAAGCAAAGCTATGTCAAAATGAGGAAGTCGCCGTCGTCGGTGGCGGCAATAGCGCGGGACAGGCCGCGATGTTCCTAGCCCAAACGGCAAAGCATGTTCATCTGCTAATCCGCAGCAACAGCCTGGCGGCCAGCATGTCCAGCTATTTAATCGACCGCTTGGAAGCCTCACCTAAGGTCACGATAAGATTCGGCACAGCGATCACCGAACTGGTCGGTGAAGACTATATGGAATCCGTTCGCTGGGAAGGACCGGATGGTCTTGAAAAGAGAGATATCCGTAATGTCTTTGTCATGATCGGCGCGGTGCCCAATACCGAATGGATTGGCGATTGCCTGCAACTTGATGATGGCGGCTTCGTCCGTACCGGCAGCGACTGCCAAGGTGAACCAACAGATAGTCCCTATATGACCAGCCGCGCCGGAATTGTAGCCGTTGGTGACGTGCGATCGGGGTCGGTCAAACGTGTAGCCTCCGGCGTCGGTGAGGGCTCCGTGGTCATTCAGGCAGTACATAAATATCTCTCTGACCAAAAAGAAGCCGAAGCGCTGCAAGCTGAAACCCAAACTGAAATGGCGTGA
- the ligA gene encoding NAD-dependent DNA ligase LigA: MRLAKTIAKHNRLYHAEDMPEIADAEYDALVRRNNELEEAFPHLVRDDSPHKLVGAAVANSPLSKVAHEQRMMSLDNGFSDEDIAEWLARVRRFLNLPEDEMVAVTAEDKIDGLSCSLRYEKGELVLAATRGDGQIGEDVTANVRMIADIPHTLAGKVPDVFEIRGEVYMAKSDFEGLNARLMDEGKADAAAKNLDFDPGKIRQFANPRNAAAGSLRQKDANITAKRPLKFWAHGWGVASAVPGETAFDVMTAIESWGLPLSPLVKRFETLEQMLDHYRHIEMERADLPYDIDGVVYKVDRLDWQQRLGFVAKAPRWALAHKFPAEQAQTTLESIDIQVGRTGKLTPVGRLKPVTVGGVVVSNVTLHNRDEIERLGVRPGDRVLVQRAGDVIPQVAENLTRDEDRQPYIFPDHCPKCNSEAVAEEGEVDVRCTGGLICPAQRFQRLAHFASRAALDIDGLGEKSIAEFIEAGFIESPADIFRLHQHREEILARDGWQDKSVDNLLAAVEKKRSADAARLLFGLGIRHIGTVTARDLMKNFTTLPKLAEIGMAARDNEAVRDEVTEIDGVGPTVAQALADFFHEPHNREVWEDLLSEVTPPDYIVETRDSAVAGKTVVFTGKLETMSRDEAKAQAEALGAKASGSVSAKTDLLVAGPGAGSKMKKAAELGIEVIDEAAWADIVKAAG, from the coding sequence ATGCGCCTCGCAAAAACCATCGCGAAGCATAACAGGCTCTATCACGCTGAAGATATGCCGGAAATTGCGGACGCAGAATATGATGCGTTGGTGCGGCGGAATAATGAGCTGGAAGAGGCGTTTCCGCATCTGGTGCGGGATGATAGCCCGCACAAGCTGGTCGGTGCGGCGGTGGCCAATTCGCCGCTGTCAAAAGTGGCGCATGAACAGCGTATGATGAGCCTCGATAACGGTTTCTCGGATGAAGATATCGCGGAATGGCTGGCGCGGGTGCGGCGGTTTTTGAATCTGCCAGAGGATGAAATGGTTGCGGTCACGGCGGAGGATAAGATCGATGGTCTTTCCTGCTCGCTTCGTTACGAGAAAGGCGAACTGGTCCTGGCTGCTACGCGGGGCGATGGCCAGATTGGTGAGGATGTAACGGCCAATGTCCGAATGATCGCCGACATTCCCCACACCTTAGCCGGTAAAGTGCCGGATGTCTTTGAAATTCGCGGAGAGGTCTACATGGCCAAGAGCGATTTTGAAGGCCTTAACGCGCGCTTGATGGATGAGGGCAAGGCAGATGCTGCGGCGAAAAATTTAGATTTCGATCCGGGAAAAATTCGCCAATTTGCCAACCCCAGGAACGCAGCAGCGGGTTCGTTGCGGCAAAAGGATGCGAATATCACCGCCAAGCGTCCGCTGAAATTTTGGGCGCATGGATGGGGCGTGGCAAGTGCGGTACCTGGCGAGACGGCTTTTGACGTCATGACGGCAATTGAGAGTTGGGGTCTGCCGCTATCGCCGCTGGTCAAGCGGTTTGAAACGCTGGAGCAGATGCTGGATCACTATCGGCATATTGAGATGGAACGCGCAGACCTGCCTTATGATATCGATGGGGTTGTTTACAAAGTCGATCGGCTCGATTGGCAGCAAAGGCTGGGCTTTGTTGCCAAGGCACCGCGCTGGGCCCTGGCGCATAAATTTCCAGCGGAGCAGGCGCAGACGACGTTGGAAAGTATCGATATCCAAGTGGGGCGCACTGGCAAATTAACGCCGGTTGGACGGCTTAAACCGGTCACGGTCGGCGGCGTGGTCGTGTCCAATGTGACGCTGCACAACCGTGACGAAATCGAACGTCTCGGTGTGCGTCCTGGCGACCGGGTATTGGTCCAACGGGCAGGTGATGTCATTCCGCAAGTGGCTGAAAACCTTACACGCGACGAAGATCGTCAGCCCTATATTTTCCCGGACCATTGCCCGAAGTGCAATAGCGAGGCCGTCGCGGAAGAGGGCGAAGTGGATGTCCGCTGCACCGGCGGCTTGATCTGTCCGGCGCAGCGATTTCAGCGACTGGCCCATTTTGCATCGCGGGCCGCGCTTGATATTGACGGGCTGGGCGAAAAGAGCATCGCGGAATTTATCGAAGCGGGCTTTATTGAAAGCCCCGCAGATATTTTCCGCCTGCACCAGCATCGCGAAGAGATTTTGGCGCGGGATGGCTGGCAGGATAAGTCTGTGGATAATTTGTTGGCGGCAGTGGAAAAGAAACGCTCTGCCGATGCGGCGCGGCTGCTCTTCGGTCTCGGCATCCGTCATATTGGTACGGTAACAGCCCGTGATTTGATGAAGAATTTCACAACACTCCCGAAATTGGCCGAAATCGGAATGGCAGCGCGTGACAACGAAGCTGTGCGTGACGAGGTAACCGAGATTGATGGGGTAGGACCGACGGTAGCGCAGGCGTTGGCCGATTTTTTCCACGAGCCGCATAATCGCGAAGTTTGGGAGGATCTGCTGAGTGAGGTCACGCCGCCCGATTATATTGTCGAGACACGGGATAGTGCCGTTGCCGGCAAGACTGTTGTTTTCACTGGCAAACTGGAAACTATGAGCCGCGACGAAGCCAAGGCACAGGCCGAAGCTCTGGGAGCCAAAGCCTCCGGTTCTGTCAGCGCGAAGACCGACTTACTTGTCGCCGGACCCGGCGCGGGATCAAAAATGAAGAAGGCCGCGGAACTCGGTATTGAAGTGATCGACGAAGCAGCGTGGGCGGATATTGTGAAAGCGGCCGGATAA
- the recN gene encoding DNA repair protein RecN, giving the protein MLQSLSIRDIVLIEALDLEFGSGLSVLTGETGAGKSILLDSLGLALGNRADSGLVRQGTKKAQVTASFDTPIVGSKLALYLHDNDIDVEPGEPLIIKRSVKADGGSKAFVNDQPCSATLLRELGSKLIEIHGQHDDRGLINPKGHRTLLDTYAGADGAKVRQAFEGWQSAKSVLKKALDDQEAAEQDREYLEHSVAELSKFAPQPGEEQELALERATMMKGEKLTGDLEAIRAAFDGSNGGLASLRAAARRLDRISEDHPLLAEALQAIDRAVIEASEAEEKLNDAAHALTFDPQRLDDMETRLFDLRALARKHRVEGDALPQLLIDLETRLAAISDGGKSLGTLEANVKAAKKDYVDAAETLRLKRTKAAKALDKAVAAELVPLKLDAAQFETLLEPLEEERWGANGIDRIEFLISTNPGAPLAPLGKIASGGELSRFILALKVALAEEGGAKTIIFDEVDRGVGGAVASAIGDRLSRLSDSAQLLVVTHSPQVASKGNAHMLINKSSNGTVSRTDVNALDREGRRQEIARMLSGADVTDEARAQADRLLEGV; this is encoded by the coding sequence GTGCTGCAGTCCTTATCCATTCGTGACATTGTTCTTATTGAGGCGCTTGACCTGGAATTTGGGTCTGGTCTGTCTGTGCTGACGGGCGAAACCGGAGCGGGTAAGTCGATCCTGTTGGATTCTCTTGGCCTTGCGCTTGGTAATCGCGCGGATAGCGGATTAGTTCGGCAAGGAACCAAGAAAGCCCAGGTCACGGCGAGTTTTGATACACCAATCGTGGGCAGCAAATTGGCGCTATATCTGCATGATAATGACATCGATGTGGAACCTGGTGAGCCGCTGATCATCAAACGCTCGGTCAAAGCCGATGGCGGTAGCAAGGCGTTTGTAAATGATCAGCCCTGCTCTGCGACTTTACTGCGGGAACTGGGTAGCAAGCTGATCGAAATTCACGGGCAGCATGATGATCGCGGTCTGATCAACCCCAAGGGGCATCGGACTTTACTCGACACTTATGCCGGCGCTGATGGTGCGAAGGTCAGGCAAGCGTTTGAAGGCTGGCAATCCGCCAAGTCGGTCTTGAAAAAAGCGCTCGACGATCAGGAAGCGGCAGAACAAGACCGCGAGTATCTCGAACATAGCGTAGCGGAACTCTCCAAATTCGCGCCACAGCCAGGGGAAGAACAGGAATTGGCGTTGGAGCGCGCGACCATGATGAAGGGCGAAAAGCTGACGGGCGATCTTGAAGCGATCAGGGCAGCTTTTGATGGTTCCAATGGCGGCTTGGCATCCCTGCGGGCGGCGGCACGGCGGCTCGACCGCATCTCAGAAGACCATCCGTTGTTGGCAGAGGCTTTGCAGGCAATTGACCGCGCCGTGATTGAGGCTAGCGAAGCGGAAGAAAAACTGAATGACGCTGCCCACGCGTTGACCTTTGATCCGCAGCGGCTCGACGATATGGAAACGCGGCTATTTGATCTGCGCGCTTTGGCCCGCAAGCATCGGGTGGAAGGTGATGCCTTGCCGCAATTGCTGATTGACCTTGAAACCCGGCTGGCGGCGATTAGCGACGGCGGGAAATCGTTAGGCACTCTGGAAGCGAATGTGAAAGCTGCCAAGAAAGACTATGTGGATGCTGCGGAAACCTTGCGGCTCAAGCGCACGAAAGCGGCGAAAGCATTGGACAAAGCGGTAGCTGCGGAACTGGTGCCTTTGAAACTGGATGCAGCGCAGTTCGAGACCCTTTTGGAGCCATTGGAGGAAGAGCGCTGGGGTGCCAATGGCATAGACCGGATTGAGTTTCTGATTTCCACCAATCCCGGCGCGCCACTGGCGCCGCTCGGCAAAATTGCTTCGGGCGGTGAATTATCGCGATTCATACTGGCGCTGAAAGTTGCCTTGGCGGAAGAGGGCGGGGCAAAGACGATCATCTTTGACGAAGTCGATCGCGGCGTTGGCGGTGCGGTGGCTTCGGCGATTGGTGACCGGCTCTCGCGATTGTCGGACAGCGCACAATTGCTGGTCGTGACCCACAGCCCGCAAGTGGCATCCAAGGGCAATGCCCATATGCTGATCAACAAAAGCTCCAACGGTACGGTGTCCCGCACGGATGTGAACGCGCTGGACCGTGAAGGCCGCCGTCAGGAGATTGCGCGGATGTTGTCCGGGGCCGATGTGACGGATGAAGCAAGGGCTCAGGCAGACCGGTTGTTGGAGGGGGTTTAG
- a CDS encoding MFS transporter, whose amino-acid sequence MTTALPAPCDESLGFPPAEKDSTNKTGVLTATILGSSLAFVMGSIVNVALPSMQADFATDAQGAQWIINSYLLPVGALILLGGALGDHYGRKRVFQAGLIIFTLGTIACALAPNLGSLLAMRALQGLGAALLAPNSLAIISTSFTEAERGKAIGTWAGMGAFAGAIAPVLGGWAVDLASWRWAFALIIPLGLLALVIGQRAIAADDNGDADSAPLDWAGAFLITIGLAALVWTLTALPQTDIASGAKWLVGSAAVAVTGLFLIVEKRKQDQAMVPLNLFNTISFAGISLLTLFLYAALGGLLVLLPFLLINAGGYSATETGFAILPFPLTMALLSRYAGGLSDRFGVRMILTVGPAIVAAGFFYFSRLDSAEINYWRDIFPALMIIALGMTASVAPLTTAVMASVSDEHGGIASGINNAISRSAGLIATALLGFVLVGSDSGNGALVAGFANAAWVGALLALVSAVAAWLLIRLTPAT is encoded by the coding sequence GTGACAACCGCCCTTCCCGCCCCTTGCGATGAAAGCCTAGGCTTTCCGCCGGCGGAGAAGGATTCTACGAACAAAACTGGCGTTTTGACCGCTACCATATTGGGCTCCAGTCTGGCCTTCGTCATGGGGTCGATCGTCAATGTTGCTCTGCCATCGATGCAGGCGGATTTCGCAACCGATGCGCAGGGCGCGCAGTGGATCATCAACAGCTATTTGCTGCCCGTTGGGGCACTGATTTTGTTGGGCGGCGCGCTTGGTGATCATTATGGCCGCAAGCGGGTTTTTCAGGCTGGATTGATCATCTTCACCCTCGGCACCATCGCCTGCGCTCTTGCGCCTAACCTTGGCTCCCTATTGGCGATGCGCGCTTTACAGGGACTGGGCGCGGCTCTGCTTGCCCCCAATAGTCTCGCTATTATCTCGACTAGCTTTACCGAAGCCGAGCGCGGGAAGGCCATCGGGACATGGGCCGGCATGGGAGCTTTTGCCGGAGCAATTGCGCCAGTACTAGGCGGCTGGGCTGTGGATCTGGCAAGCTGGCGTTGGGCCTTTGCGCTTATCATCCCGCTGGGCTTATTGGCGCTGGTCATTGGTCAGCGGGCCATCGCTGCAGATGACAATGGTGATGCTGACAGCGCTCCGCTTGATTGGGCGGGCGCGTTTCTGATCACCATCGGGTTGGCCGCTCTGGTGTGGACGCTGACCGCCCTGCCCCAAACGGATATTGCCAGCGGGGCGAAATGGCTGGTCGGCAGCGCCGCTGTCGCAGTCACTGGCCTTTTTCTGATCGTTGAAAAACGCAAACAGGATCAGGCGATGGTGCCGCTCAATCTCTTCAATACCATTAGTTTTGCCGGTATCTCGCTGTTGACGCTTTTCCTCTATGCCGCGCTGGGTGGATTGCTGGTTTTGCTGCCCTTTCTGCTGATCAACGCAGGAGGCTATTCGGCGACCGAAACAGGTTTTGCGATCCTGCCTTTCCCGCTCACCATGGCTTTATTGTCGCGCTATGCGGGCGGGCTGAGTGATCGTTTTGGGGTGCGGATGATCTTGACGGTCGGCCCCGCAATTGTCGCGGCGGGATTTTTCTATTTCAGCCGTCTGGACAGCGCCGAGATCAATTACTGGCGGGACATTTTCCCGGCACTGATGATCATCGCTCTCGGGATGACCGCCAGCGTCGCTCCGTTGACCACGGCGGTCATGGCGAGTGTCAGCGATGAACATGGCGGAATCGCTTCTGGCATCAATAACGCGATATCCCGGTCCGCTGGATTAATCGCGACGGCATTGCTTGGTTTCGTATTGGTCGGCAGCGATAGTGGGAATGGCGCGCTGGTCGCCGGGTTTGCCAATGCGGCTTGGGTGGGTGCACTATTAGCGCTGGTCAGTGCCGTTGCGGCTTGGTTGTTAATCCGCCTAACACCCGCCACATAA
- a CDS encoding sterol desaturase family protein: protein MRPEVYAIIAVFALFGVLELFRTKLFAKPEQTVDDAMVEIIGSAALLLFTQPMIIVSAQFLMGMAAPQWAGVLAGIPVIAAIGLFLIFDDMTQYWWHRLSHQIPFLYNLHRAHHNAKYMSIRLVYRNNIFYYSIMPGIWFSGILIYLGLGWVYVGYIIVKMTVIIGAHSDVAWDAPLYKIKWLSPVMWLVERTISTPATHHAHHGRHLEDGATNYKGNYGNLLFFWDVLFGTAKITRRYPDSYGVENLAPATLGQQLAWPLFPENKDGGYGVKELAAKEAAARGNIQGDKSLAG, encoded by the coding sequence ATGCGGCCAGAAGTTTATGCGATTATAGCGGTCTTCGCGCTTTTTGGCGTGCTGGAACTGTTTCGTACTAAGCTTTTCGCGAAGCCCGAACAGACTGTTGACGATGCGATGGTAGAGATTATCGGGTCAGCAGCTTTATTGCTTTTCACTCAGCCAATGATCATCGTTTCCGCACAATTTCTGATGGGCATGGCAGCGCCACAATGGGCCGGAGTATTGGCAGGCATCCCGGTCATTGCAGCCATCGGGTTATTCCTGATCTTTGACGATATGACCCAATATTGGTGGCATCGCTTGTCTCACCAGATTCCGTTTCTCTACAATCTTCACCGCGCGCATCATAACGCGAAATATATGAGCATTCGTCTCGTCTATCGGAACAACATTTTCTACTATTCAATCATGCCGGGCATCTGGTTTTCCGGTATTCTTATCTACTTGGGTCTCGGCTGGGTCTATGTCGGATATATCATCGTAAAAATGACGGTCATTATCGGTGCACATAGTGACGTCGCCTGGGACGCACCGCTCTACAAAATTAAGTGGTTGTCACCTGTGATGTGGCTGGTGGAAAGAACTATTTCGACACCCGCCACGCATCATGCCCATCACGGTCGCCACTTGGAAGATGGCGCGACCAACTACAAAGGCAATTACGGCAATCTTCTTTTCTTCTGGGACGTCCTGTTTGGCACGGCGAAAATTACGCGCCGCTATCCGGATAGTTATGGCGTCGAAAATCTTGCACCGGCCACTCTTGGTCAGCAGCTCGCGTGGCCGTTGTTCCCGGAGAATAAGGACGGCGGTTATGGTGTGAAAGAACTCGCAGCCAAAGAAGCCGCAGCCCGAGGAAATATCCAAGGAGATAAGAGTTTGGCCGGATAA
- a CDS encoding sterol desaturase family protein — protein MAKKHGILKQLAKDLEAPPEVRRFGSGWFAGFFAVVMAIAGLGMVIALRFPEWFATPELQAVKDWTGFRGAVHILLLGSYALALLSLLLRPRRALGFTALAIGITAAFLGGANVQPEDTRSWGIFFGLDFFIVNMVATGLMFAPLERILPHKRSQRLFRIEWREDLFYYLISSMMVQALTFLALAPSNVVVANTNSWEAFRLMVASIPWVLQFLIVLVLTDLVQYFFHRTFHRWPFLWGFHAVHHSAKSMDWLAGARMHFIEIILLRGITSLPMMTLGFSPSVLQAYIAFVYIYSSLLHANIKGDFNWLGHWIATPRFHHWHHGLEREAFDVNFAIHFPWIDKLFGTFYLPPSKWPEGYGIPEDVPRGYLKQFAYPLTRKKPEYPEN, from the coding sequence TTGGCCAAGAAGCATGGAATATTAAAGCAGCTCGCCAAAGATTTGGAGGCACCACCCGAGGTGCGCCGCTTTGGCAGCGGTTGGTTCGCCGGGTTTTTCGCCGTTGTGATGGCGATTGCCGGTCTCGGTATGGTCATTGCGCTACGCTTTCCCGAATGGTTCGCGACACCGGAACTGCAAGCGGTCAAAGATTGGACCGGCTTTCGCGGTGCGGTTCATATTCTGTTGCTTGGTTCTTATGCACTTGCCTTGCTGAGTTTGCTGCTCCGTCCGCGAAGGGCTTTAGGTTTTACAGCACTGGCCATAGGTATAACAGCTGCGTTTCTCGGTGGCGCTAATGTGCAGCCGGAAGATACGCGGAGTTGGGGTATTTTCTTCGGCCTCGACTTCTTCATCGTCAATATGGTCGCCACCGGTCTGATGTTCGCGCCGCTTGAGCGGATATTGCCGCATAAGCGGTCGCAGCGGCTGTTTCGGATCGAGTGGCGAGAGGATCTCTTCTACTATCTGATCAGCTCTATGATGGTGCAGGCTTTGACCTTTCTTGCGCTTGCGCCGTCCAATGTTGTTGTGGCCAATACAAATAGCTGGGAGGCCTTTCGCTTGATGGTCGCTTCCATTCCATGGGTTCTGCAATTTCTGATCGTGTTAGTTCTGACGGATCTGGTGCAATATTTCTTTCACCGGACATTCCACCGATGGCCGTTTCTTTGGGGATTCCATGCGGTGCATCATTCCGCCAAATCGATGGATTGGCTGGCTGGCGCCCGGATGCATTTTATCGAAATTATCTTGCTGCGCGGGATAACCTCGCTGCCAATGATGACATTGGGCTTCAGCCCATCCGTGCTTCAGGCTTATATCGCATTTGTCTATATTTATTCATCCCTGCTGCACGCGAATATCAAGGGTGATTTCAATTGGCTTGGCCATTGGATCGCGACCCCGCGTTTCCATCATTGGCATCACGGATTGGAGCGCGAAGCGTTTGATGTGAACTTTGCGATCCATTTTCCGTGGATCGACAAGCTGTTCGGGACTTTCTATTTACCGCCATCCAAATGGCCGGAGGGATATGGCATTCCGGAAGATGTACCCAGGGGCTATCTAAAGCAATTTGCTTATCCGCTAACGCGTAAGAAGCCCGAATATCCTGAAAATTAA
- a CDS encoding outer membrane protein assembly factor BamD has translation MIIKAALLGLSVTTLSGCALLGGGGGGGADTRYVARDVNTLYNAAKDRLDRGQYKIAAALFDEVERQHPYSPWARRAQQMSAFSYYVAGDYNKAIETSRRFLSIHPGNKDAPYAFYLIALSYYEQISDVTRDQKITEQALATLGEVARRYPNTRYAADATLKMDLVNDHLAGKEMEIGRFYQRRGKWLAATIRFQTVIEKYETTTHAAEALMRLTESYLALGIPTEAKKTAAVLGANYPGSKWYERAYDLVNKHGNKQGST, from the coding sequence ATGATCATCAAAGCAGCTCTTCTGGGGCTTTCGGTTACCACTCTTTCAGGCTGTGCTTTGCTCGGTGGCGGCGGTGGCGGCGGTGCAGACACGCGCTATGTTGCCCGTGATGTAAACACACTTTACAATGCTGCAAAAGATCGTCTTGATCGAGGCCAGTATAAAATCGCTGCGGCTCTGTTTGATGAGGTAGAACGTCAGCATCCCTATTCGCCTTGGGCGCGCCGCGCACAGCAGATGAGTGCTTTCAGCTATTATGTCGCTGGAGATTACAACAAGGCTATCGAAACCTCACGGCGCTTTCTGTCAATCCATCCCGGTAACAAAGATGCCCCTTATGCATTTTACCTGATTGCGTTGAGCTATTATGAGCAGATTAGCGATGTAACCCGGGATCAGAAGATTACCGAGCAAGCGCTAGCAACATTGGGAGAAGTGGCGCGCCGTTATCCCAATACCCGCTACGCCGCTGATGCTACGTTGAAGATGGATCTGGTGAATGACCATCTTGCCGGTAAAGAAATGGAAATCGGCCGCTTTTATCAGCGACGCGGCAAATGGCTTGCGGCGACCATTCGTTTTCAAACGGTCATCGAAAAATATGAAACGACGACGCATGCGGCAGAGGCCTTGATGCGGTTGACGGAATCCTATTTGGCATTGGGTATCCCGACTGAAGCCAAGAAGACTGCTGCGGTATTGGGCGCTAACTATCCCGGTTCGAAATGGTATGAGCGCGCTTATGATCTGGTCAATAAGCACGGTAACAAGCAGGGTTCGACCTGA